In Neofelis nebulosa isolate mNeoNeb1 chromosome 10, mNeoNeb1.pri, whole genome shotgun sequence, one DNA window encodes the following:
- the LOC131486671 gene encoding LOW QUALITY PROTEIN: olfactory receptor 8U3-like (The sequence of the model RefSeq protein was modified relative to this genomic sequence to represent the inferred CDS: inserted 2 bases in 1 codon), protein MVERNNTRVTEFILLGFSVHREIEITLFXFLISVVYTLTLVGNLGMISLIRLDSRLHTPMYFFLSNLAFVDLCYSSSIAPKFLQTLLTKHRSISFYACATQLGFFLNFLISEMLLLAVMAYDRYVAICNPLLYMVSMSPKVCMQPVTGPYLYSFSVALLHTAVTFQLIYCGPNIINHFYCDDVPLMALACSDTSLKEILIFIFAGFNMISSFTTVLISYLYIVAAILKIQSTEGRFRAFSTCASHLTAVTIFYGTLIFMYLQPKSNHSLDTDKMASVFYTIVIPMLNPMIYSLRNKEVKNALRKLIDKCYILLLTNFKKRLGAVSDLGYCHM, encoded by the exons ATGGTTGAAAGGAATAACACCAGGGTGACAGAATTCATTCTTTTGGGCTTTTCTGTCCATAGAGAGATTGaaatcactctctt ttttctcatttcagtaGTATATACTCTAACTTTGGTAGGGAACCTTGGGATGATTTCATTAATACGATTGGATTCTCGACTTCACACACCCATGTACTTTTTTCTCAGCAATCTGGCCTTTGTAGACCTCTGTTACTCTTCATCAATAGCCCCCAAGTTCCTGCAGACCCTCCTGACCAAGCACAGGTCTATATCTTTTTATGCATGTGCAACACAGTTGGGCTTTTTCCTGAACTTCTTGATTTCAGAGATGCTCCTTCTTGCAGTGATGGCTtatgaccgctatgtggccatctgcaaTCCTCTTCTCTACATGGTGAGCATGTCCCCAAAAGTGTGTATGCAACCAGTAACAGGCCCCTACTTATACAGCTTTTCTGTTGCTTTGCTCCACACAGCTGTTACTTTCCAACTGATTTATTGTGGCCCAAATATCATTAATCACTTTTATTGTGATGATGTCCCTTTGATGGCCCTTGCCTGCTCAGACACCAGTCTCAAAGAAATCTTGATTTTCATCTTTGCAGGTTTCAACATGATCAGCTCTTTCACCACTGTTCTTATTTCTTACTTATACATCGTGGCTGCCATCTTGAAAATCCAATCTACAGAAGGAAGGTTCAGAGCTTTCTCAACCTGTGCGTCTCATCTGACTGCTGTGACTATATTCTATGGGACTCTGATCTTCATGTATCTGCAGCCAAAATCAAACCATTCCCTTGACACAGACAAAATGGCCTCTGTGTTCTACACAATTGTAATTCCTATGCTGAACCCAATGATCTATAGCTTGAggaacaaagaggtgaaaaatgccTTGAGGAAATTAATTGACAAATGTTATATCCTGCTtctaacaaactttaaaaaacgaCTCGGGGCAGTGTCTGACTTGGGGTACTGCCACATGTAG
- the LOC131488850 gene encoding olfactory receptor 5M9, producing the protein MPNFTDVTEFVLLGLTSRQEFQVLFFAIFLVVYTITLLGNVGMIILISISPQLQSPMYFFLSHLSFVDVWFSSNVTPKMLENLLSETKTISYVGCLVQCYFFIALVHVEVYILAVMAFDRYMAICKPLLYGNRMSRIVCVRLISVPYVYGFSVSLICTLWTHGLYFCGNFEINHFYCADPPLIKIACGGVHIKEYTMIVIAGINFTYSLSVVFTSYALIVVTVLRMRSAEGRKKAFSTCGSHLTAVTLFYGTLMFMYLRRPTEESVEQGKMVAVFYTTVIPMLNPMIYSLRNKDVREAVNKAIAKANVGQ; encoded by the coding sequence ATGCCAAATTTCACGGATGTGACAGAATTTGTTCTTCTGGGCTTGACCAGTCGTCAGGAATTCCAAGTTCTCTTTTTTGCGATATTCCTAGTAGTTTACACGATCACTCTTTTAGGGAACGTTGGTATGATCATTCTGATCAGCATCAGTCCTCAGCTTCAGAGCCCTATGTACTTTTTCTTGAGCCATTTGTCTTTTGTCGATGTGTGGTTCTCTTCCAATGTCACCCCCAAAATGCTGGAAAATTTATTATCAGAGACAAAAACTATTTCCTATGTGGGGTGTTTGGTGCAGTGCTACTTTTTCATTGCCCTTGTCCACGTGGAGGTCTATATCTTGGCAGTGATGGCCTTTGATCGCTacatggccatctgcaagccttTGCTTTATGGCAATAGAATGTCCAGGATTGTCTGTGTTCGACTTATCTCTGTGCCTTATGTCTATGGATTCTCTGTTAGCCTAATATGTACCCTCTGGACACATGGATTGTACTTCTGTGGAAACTTTGAAATCAACCACTTCTATTGTGCAGACCCTCCTCTCATCAAGATTGCCTGTGGGGGGGTCCACATCAAAGAATACACGATGATTGTTATTGCTGGAATTAActtcacatattctctctctgtggTCTTCACATCCTACGCCCTCATTGTAGTCACCGTGCTACGGATGCGCTCTGCTGAGGGCAGGAAGAAAGCGTTCTCCACATGTGGGTCCCACTTGACAGCTGTGACCCTGTTTTATGGGACTCTCATGTTCATGTACCTCAGGCGTCCCACTGAAGAGTCCGTGGAGCAGGGGAAAATGGTGGCCGTGTTCTATACCACAGTGATCCCCATGCTGAATCCCATGATCTACAGTCTGAGGAACAAGGATGTGAGAGAGGCAGTCAACAAAGCAATTGCCAAGGCAAATGTGGGGCAGTGA
- the LOC131488851 gene encoding olfactory receptor 5M3, producing MLNFTDVTEFILLGLTSHQEWQVLFFVIFLAVYIVTVVGNIGMIMLIKISPQLNSPMYFFLSHLSFVDVWFSSNVTPKMLENLLSETKTISYAGCLVQCFFFIALVHVEIFILAVMAFDRYMAIGNPLLYGSKMSRAVCLRLISFPYIYGFLTSLAATLWTYGLYFCGRIEINHFYCADPPLIKMACAGTFVKEYTMIILAGINFTYSLTVVTISYLFILIAILRMHSAEGRRKAFSTCGSHLTAVVIFYGTLIFMYLRRPTEESVEQGKMVAVFYTTVIPMLNPMIYSLRNKDVKEAMSKVASRTCLTK from the coding sequence ATGCTCAATTTCACCGATGTGACAGAGTTTATTCTTTTGGGATTAACCAGTCATCAGGAATGGCAAGTTCTCTTCTTCGTCATTTTTCTTGCAGTCTATATTGTCACCGTGGTGGGCAACATTGGCATGATTATGTTAATTAAGATCAGTCCACAGCTTAACAGCCCCATGTACTTTTTTCTCAGTCATTTGTCATTTGTTGATGTGTGGTTTTCCTCCAATGTCACCCCTAAAATGCTGGAAAATCTGTTATCAGAGACAAAAACTATTTCCTATGCTGGTTGTTTGGTgcaatgtttctttttcattgccctTGTCCATGTAGAAATTTTTATTCTTGCTGTGATGGCCTTTGATAGGTATATGGCAATTGGGAACCCTCTGCTCTATGGCAGCAAAATGTCTAGAGCTGTCTGTCTTCGACTGATTTCTTTCCCTTACATATATGGTTTTCTGACTAGTCTGGCAGCAACCCTCTGGACATATGGCTTGTACTTTTGTGGGAGAATTGAGATCAACCACTTCTACTGTGCAGACCCACCTCTCATCAAAATGGCATGCGCTGGGACCTTCgtaaaagaatatacaatgatcATACTTGCAGGCATTAACTTCACATATTCTCTGACTGTCGTCACCATTTCTTATctgttcattctcattgccatTTTACGGATGCACTCAGCCGAAGGGAGGCGGAAGGCCTTTTCCACCTGTGGGTCCCACTTGACCGCTGTCGTCATATTTTATGGGACTCTCATATTCATGTATCTCCGGCGTCCCACAGAAGAGTCCGTGGAGCAGGGGAAAATGGTGGCTGTGTTTTATACCACAGTGATCCCCATGCTGAATCCCATGATCTACAGTTTGAGGAACAAGGATGTGAAAGAAGCCATGAGCAAAGTGGCCAGCAGAACAtgcttaacaaaataa